aaatataattagaaagctccgaactgctaagctatcgggagttacacttgttattgtgagtcaaccataaaagatagacatatatgctgttatatttttatagataattttaaggagaacatttccgtcatacatgatttccatctagctttaaccattaaggctgtacacgcgacggaagcttttaaaattgagtaacttctcccgttttctcaacatttctcttcactgctctgctcctattgatcgtagcgtaatgaaaagtatactataacctgcccaggagtatgttgaataattgtaccaagtttcgttaaaatccgtccagtagtttttgtttctataaagaacatacagacagacagacagacagacaaaaattttactgattgcatttttggcatcagtatcgatcactaatcaccccctgatagttattttggaaatatatttcatgtacagaattgacctctctacagatttattataagtatagatatacaagGCCAGCCCCCCtagtcaagtggcacgttaattctctttctacgatcgctaacgcttcgaaaacaagaaaaatgtatgagaatgacaggtcttgatcacgtgacctgtcgatagcaaatgtcattcccatacatctttctagttttcgaagcgttagcgatcgtagaaaaagaatcgacgtgccacttggcaagGGCAGTGCGCAAAGGCTGGGATTGCTCGCGTAtacttttaaatttcaaaaagcaaaattatttttggtaCTATAGGTAGATCGTTATTACGCTTATATCgcgtttttttttcgtttacgCGCGCTTGCATTTTAtgctaaaaatatacttttttttttttttttttattctttacaagttagcccttgactacaatctcacctgatggtaagtgatgatgcagtctaagatggaagcgggctaacttgttaggaggaggatgaaaatccacacccctttcggtttctacacggcatcgtaccggaacgctaaatcgcttggcggtacgtctttgccggtagggtggtaactagccacggccgaagcctcccaccagccagacctggacaaattaagaaaatctcaatctgccctgccggggatcgaacccaggacctccgtcttgtaaatccaccgcgcataccactgcgccacggaggccgtcaaaagttacATATATTCAGTGAGTAGTGCGGCGTAACATGCGTCGATAAAAACGAGAAATAAGTAAATCGAAATCCGTTCTTTTTGCCAAATCAATTTTAGAAAaatccgcatttggtcagcgtggtgtTAGTTAGCCCAAAAAGTTAGTGTCATACCTAAGTACATTGTTTATTCAATTTAGAaaccataaaatattttttccagaatACTCCATTGTATCATCAGGCACCTGTGTCGAATATTTCAAGTCGAGAAGGCACTATCTTCCGCAAAAAACTGTCAAAGTTGGTAGCACCAAAAAAGGTTATTAATTGTATCTAGTACCGAATAATATTTAGAGCAGGGGTTCCCAAAGTATGGGTCGCGACCCAGTGGTGGGTCGTGAGCGAATATTGAGTGGGCCCTGATACAAGAAATCTGATACTTTTGGGTTATTTAACACTAAAGCTCTTTTGTTATTTGATCAgcaaatggggatgatgactaggtttgaatatattgatttttatgatacattcgtgtaaataaggtcaatgttaactaatttatacataaaaagcaaagattgtctggatatttgcaaaataaataagataataaaatttcaaaatctaataattttttttatcgtaattagatgaaaattcatactgttttagcttctttacattaaatgtgacatttttcaataaagaaactataaacataaacgcacaaataacaaagatattagcaaTTTAGTTTGAActcccatacaaatctaacgatcagcgagtcAACGTCACTTATTCGAGCCATtgtgtatggagcgtttttcagggacccgcggcagcgccgcaaatctgaccctttaaatccctgtagctccgaaagtaatgatcgcagataccctgttacttttacaaaattgctttactattagcatactcttaatttgtatacaatttaaaaaactgtcatcatccctattgcgcattgggccagcgtggtggaataacATAACCTCTCtacagtctgagaggagactcgttctcaacCGTAAGCCAAATGtgggttattttttttctttacaagttagccctacaatctcatctgatggtaagtgaataTATGATGTATAGATGAATGAAGTTTTTCTTGCTTCAGTACTCCGCAGTGCGACTAAAATGTTTAGCCCACTATACGAAGTGGAGACAGCGTTCGACCTTCATACGTGTCCGTTGTCGTGCCCACCAGTCTACAGCCCGGTGTGTGTCAACGTGAATCGTGGACACGGACTCTATTTCAAATACTTCACGTTTGTCAACCATTGCGTCGGTGATCTCTATTACTGTCGCCATTGGGAAGGTAATATGTgtatttatactaattttagcagactcagaagtggattactaaaataagaaaaaccaatgtcgaacaaaggcgtcaaaacaacatttgtcaggacaatttaataaacaaatcaaacattTAGTGGAGTCACGggacattgtttattttattaaagcggTCCGTGAAAATTGTGCATGATTTCCTAGGGGTCAGTGGAtgaaaaaggttgggaaacgctgACTTACAGAGGCCTCTTTACCTACAGTGCAGGGGATGCGTTGTACCCGggcgccgcgatctcaggggcgcctgAGCGCCACTAGCCGCGCGGGTTATACAGAGTGTTGCGAAGTGTTTCCCGGTGTTGACAAGTcaaacaaagtaattcaaataattcctactatccatgtaacacacgcctttatctatcctatattgcattttaaaatcgTAGTGGtgagactgtcgatatcgacgagatattgcaactggcactcctcACTTCAAtgagctacttcatgatatttatcaatgaataagtttggctaggttataatatgggacacaatttaagatctatttacaaaagaaatatttttactccgaaaatattcattttagaacacatgttccttagacatttttaatttactttaaagaatataaccttagagttatgggaaataatcccgagcaccctgtaatGTATAGGTACTAGAGGAGGGCGCCCGATGATTGCatccgggcgctacgtgagctagagacccttctgtcacttaccatcaggtgacattgtagccAAGAGccaacttctaaagaataaaaaaaaacctccctTTTGAACCACAGCACTAGGTCGTCGATTACGaacattaagtacctactaggtattcataaataaatagtttatgtatttttttcagaatTCATGCCTCCGCCAGGAGAAACCGAGCTTGTAAAAAGTTCCAAGTTGAGTTGGTCGTTGTGTGCAGCTAATAGGTACTGTACAAACATCGTGAGATAACAACGCAGAATAAGATTTTAGATACCATCGGTAACGTAGTGTCGGTGGCGGTGCGCCGCAGAACATAACCAtgactatcatcatcatcattaacaatccatagtcggctcactgttgaccacgagtctcctctcggtatgatggttagactaatagtccatcacgcagagaattaagaaaattctttggtatgcaggtttccatacgatgttttcgttcatcgtttgagacacgtgatatttaatttcttaaaattcatataactgaaagttggaggagcatgccccggaccagattcaaacctacaccatttattgcatttattcactactagcagacgcccgcgactttcaCTTCGTTCGTTTGAAAAACTATGTATCTACTtaaaccctatttcaccgctATTTGGATTTTCgcacattttaaataatataatgaatagcccactaattttacaaaaatataattcaatacATGATCgatttatactaaaaaaaaccttaaacccctttttaaccctttaggattagaagttttgaaaaatcttgaatgacattatacttagtatttttttggttataccaatttttacaaatataacttgaacAATTAAGGACTTTTAAATACaagctttcaacccctgtttcaccccatCTGATATAactttcgcgacaaaaagtatcctatcaCCTTCCTTAAGGTTTCAAATCGTGCcatgtttcatttaaattcattcagtattgAAATCAAATCGATTAacctacctattttattttttatattttatagatatatcCAATTCGCAAGATTCACAGAGGTGACATCTTCTATGGGTCATTACGGCTGGCTAGCGGGAGATTACAGGTAGGACTTGAATTTCGAACTTACAAAGCTCATTTTTTGTACaaacattttacttttatttatttatttcttcttttttttaatttttaaaattttttacaagataagtataaaatacaattattaaaacacATTTGACATttgtgaggaacctcctcacaatacgcgccgtctcaagaatcactgccttttgtatccgactcttgatccaacagttaagctttttaaggtgttggtcaaagctttccgctataagaccattgactgaaacaactatcggaacaataatagttgactcaacattccacatggcggtaatctcgtgagcgagGCAAAGctcattattgttatttactagcgaacccgatcaagcttcgctttgatttggcacacttcttccctaccctaccctacccctcatACCGGCAGGTAaggtattgtaggaaatagtagtctgagacggatatgacgtccgGTGGCGCGACTTATTTTCGTagagagtggggagttagagaggggtaccaatcggttggcgggaacgacttccGATATAAGGACTAAATTTAAAACTAGACTTCTCTCTCTCCCTCGAAGAATAGAAGAATTCAAAggagttttataataattattgtagtataaaaataagccagggtttctcaaagtggggttcgcgacaagatttacgtacctaatggtggcttgataactgttACCGATACAGAATGaaggttaaaattgtctaaaattactcctaacattgaatacatttgcgacaagaaacaatcacacccatcacattaatattacaaatacatttattttggtACTAAGGTAAGGTAACACATAAGTGTTACCTTTTTTGTAgtccaaaaaaaatctaaatttttaaataaaaaaatggttgttgtgccgCACccgacatagataggtatagtgtgtcgcggacttttttgtagatattaataagatctacaattaattagaacattttatgctTCTATCTTtaatagtttaggcagcgtacacaaatatattttagtaatatatattaaatttttaataaaaatgttttttaataaaaaaaattaactagaaAAGTTTTTCTAGTTAATTTTTtccaccttgtgtccgaaaacaACAAATATCTTACGGGagcctatttttttccaaaacaaaatttagcctatgttacttgtggataatgtagctttcgaatggtgaaagaatttttaaaatcggtttagtagtttttgagtctattcattacaaacaaacaaacatacaaacaaagttttcctctttataatattagtatagaaaaaccttattttcttcaacagtcaaattattttttttctttgggcGTCCCATTAGTTAGtgaggggttcgctgtcacttggaaattttaacaggggttggtggagccgaaagtttgagaaaccctggtctaGACCCACGGATTACTTTAGTAGGTGGTCTGTGAGACCACTTTATCATACCATACCTATGGGAGGTTATCATGGACCGACTTTAAAATGAGATAGAATGGCATTTTTACCTACacactttacctttttatgtgttttttcAGACCAACACAAATACTGAAGCCTCACCAAAGGAATCCATTATTTGGTTAGGAAGATGCGGACTGGGCGACTCTAAACATTGCCTAGATTTTGCTAAGTTCTCATCAATGAAGATTTTGCACCACAAATAAAATCTAGCAActctgtgtttatttatttttttgggacgttttttgaaattgaaataatatgTCCTTTTACAGgcaattatagttattttaatttatttttaatattttatatttagccaCCCTGTTTAGGTTGCCATTTCCTGttcatattattgtatttgCATAAAACAGCATATAAAAAAAGGTATGTTTGAATGTCATATGTATGAttaatgtagaaaaaaaaacaccaagctataagtaattatatatatttacattattatcacACCATTTATGTTTAATCAAAAGTTATAGtaatagtaggtatatctacTATATTAACACTATGTAAGCCTATAATATAAAGGCTAATTAAGTTAGTCCTGTTATTAAAATGGAGCATAACATAATGTATGTCAGTCACTTTCATTTAAAAGTTGAAATAATGTCTTTATACAGGCAATTATGTGTGTTaacttgtttttaacttttatgtTTAGCCATCCTTTTTTTTAGATGACCgtttccttttcttgttacATTGGAATAAAAGCAAATATGAAGTAATAACGAAAAGTTAAATGTCATATGTATTATTAATGGTGAGAAATTAGAACACCAAGCGATAGgtagttatatattttacattatcatCACATCATTGTATTATAATGTTAGACACTTTCATTCAAAAGTTGAAATACTGTCTTTTTCAAAGGCATTAGGtatcttaatttttatatttagccaTCTTTTTAGGTGAACTTTTCCATTTCATTCCATTTCCTTTTAATGTTGTTGTATTTGCATAAAACAGCAAATTAAAAAGGTATAGGGTAATCATACATATGGTATTGAATGTCATATGTATGATTAATGTAGAAAAAAAACACCAAGCGATAGGTTTATCACaccattatattatgtttaatcaAAATGGACAAATCCACAACACCCTTGTCTACCACCTGGTTCGGATGGTGTATCAAATGCAACAGAATCCTCGGCTTCTTATTCGAAGACCATTCACAGAGGCGACAATTGAATACCTTGACCTtctgctttttattattaggttttGTCAGCCTTTTCTTCTGTGCATGCTCATTCTGTTTATGAGAACTCATGCCTTGCAAGGAACACTTTGTAAGTGGGCAACATTTTTGggcaaaatgtattaaaatggGCAAACTAAATACCCAACACTTACTTAGCTTTTAAGCAGTGGAGAAACAAAAGTGACTATGGAGACTATATTAAAACTAAGtaagcttttattataaaagttaacTAAGTTAGTTCTGttattaacttataataatgtagcacaacataaattataatatgtcagTCACTTTTATTCAAAAATCGAAATACTGTCTTTTTACAGGAAATTAGGTaccttaacttttatatttagccATCCTTTTTAGGTAATCATTTCCTTTTTTGTTACATTGCATTAGAAAGCAAATATAAAgtaatagaaaaattaaatgtcatatGTATGAttaatgtagaaaaaaaaacaccaagcgataagtaattatatatatttacattattatcacaccattatattataatgttagacACTTTCATTCAAAAGttgaaataatgtttttttacaggCAATTAGGTatcttaacttttatatttagccATCCTTTTTAGGTAATCATTTCCTTTGCTTATAAATTGCATTAAAAagcaaatataaatagaaaaattaaatgtcatatgtatgattaatatacaaaaaaaacacgaaGCGAtaggtaattatatatatttacattatcatcacaccattatattatgtttaatcaAAATGGACAAATCCACAACACCCTTGTCTACCACCTGGTTCGGATGGTGTATCAAATGCAACAGAATCCTTGGCTTCTTATTCGAAGACCATTCACAGAGGCGACAATTGAATACCTTGACCTtctgctttttattattaggttttGTCAGCCTTTTCTTCTGTGCATGCTCATTCTGTTTATGAGAACTCATCCGTTGGAAGGAGCACGTTGTGAATGTACAACGCTTTCGATTCAAAATAACATTGCAAGTTTTAACTCTGGCTGAATGTACCAACATGTTCTCTGCTgtgaattttttattacaataggaGCATACCAACCCTTTTACTTTTGAGTCTGTATGTTTTGTTTTCACATGGCAGATAAAACTCTTTTGATTTCGTGCTATAAAGTCGCATTGAAGACATTTTAAAGGGTTGTCAGGTCGATGGATGTATTCGTGCCGTTTTAGGTTCTTTTTGGATACACTTCTGTGGGGACAGTACGAACATTGGAACGGTTTAATGCCTTTGTGAATGTTCACATGTTCGTTATACACACAGCTGTTGTATGTGCTGGAACAAAGGAAATGGTCATCTCATAAGACTGAATGAATTTTGTTACTGGTATAAAATGGGACTTTTTTATTAACCCCCTTGGGGGTTGTTATAAGTTTAATGTGTCTGACTGTCAATGGCACCATAGATACTGgatggatgaagcgatttcaatttgattttttttgtattaagagTGATTTACAGACAAAGTGTTTTTAGAAATGTTTGATGTaaatcagttgagccgtttatgggggttgaaagtggggaagaacaaccgaatgtctgcaaatatactcaagtggggtctcaaatgaaagcgcactgaaagggaatattgatgacttgatcgaaagtgtaattaataattagtttcaaatcgtgccaagttgcatttgaattcattcagtagtttcaacgtgATGCTCGGTCAACAAAACCATGTACAGACAGagacaaaaaatgaaaaataataaatttggctTTAGTACCGATTAAATGTAAATCAATTACATGTGTAATGTACAACAAATGTTGTTTGTTGCCCTTCAACAAAAATtgaatttgattgattgaaaaacAGGCCcatgacctgcagtggacggccgtcggctgatatgatgatgatggatgacgatgatgatgatgatgatgatgatgatgatgatgatgatgatgatgatgatgatgatgatgatgatgatgatgatgatgacgacgacgacgacgacgacgacgacgatgatgatgatgatgatgatgatgatgatgatgatgatgacgatgttgatgacgatgatgatgatgatgatgatgatgatgatgatgacgatgttgatgacgatgatgatgatgatgatgatgatgatgatgatgatgatgatgatgatgatgacgacgacgacgacgacgacgacgacgacgatgatgatgatgatgatgatgatgatgatgatgatgatgatgatgatgatgatgacgatgttgatgacgatgatgatgatgatgatgatgatgatgatgatgatgatgatgatgatgatgataatgatgatgatgatgatgatgatgatgatgatgatgatgatgatgatgatgatgatgatgatgatgacgacgacgacgacgacgttgACGGCGACagcgatgacgatgatgatgatgatgatgatgatgatgatgatgatgatgatgatgatgatgatgatgatgatgatgatgatgatgatgatgatgatgatgatgatgatgatgatgatgatgatgatgatgatgatgatgatgatgacgatgacgaagACGATGACCAAATGTTGTACCTGTATTCGCATATATCGCACTGGTAAGGGTTGACCCCCTGGTGCACCCTCCTGATGTGTCGCGTCATCTTGTCCTGGTCGTGGGTGGTGAATCGCAGACATTCCGGGCACCGCAGGTTCTTGCGTGCAGGCTCACTGCCGTACTGTGTGGTGCACTCTCTGGAATGAATGTACTTGCTTTTGTACTGCCTTATTCTAGTttgatctcagaccaattattgtacaggacctgcctcgctggacgttacttttctgtcaaagtatatgatcaacgatctaatgcgattataaatattgcctctatagaatcgatgttaaatagtcgtaatcgtgttcgtcggttaaagagctccgtaaaaatacctttttgtgtaattgaattgtgtaaaaaacgggcaaaaacttctagtttagtataagatatataccaaatctaagctcgttttcctcagaaaatgacagacaattttgttcgtgactatgagtgcgatacaggtccttctataattggtctgagagtttGATGGAGGAGGATGGCGAGGAAAGGCCAGAGATCGAGTAGAGTGGAAAAGTCtgcaggaggcctatgtcgaaggacatgATTGCTCTggtgtataaattaagtaatagtattaggTATATCATATGAATTTAGCTGTCAGagaataaaggttttttttttttatttttattattctacttTAGGACGACAGTATGGCtttttttatacatacttaattacacaaaaaaatgctgtgatagcacagtggatatgacctctgcctcagattctgaAGGGTGTACATTCGAAtcgtgcatttaaagaaattaaatatcacgtgtctctaatggtgaaggacaaacattgtgaggaaatctgcatacctgaggagtttcttaattatttatgtcGTGGTAgcaagtaattttttttgttttctttacaagttagcccttgattacaatctcacttgatggtaagtgatgatgcaatctaagatggaggcggacttacttgttaggaggaggatgaaaatccacacccctatcggtttctatacgacatcgtaccggaacgctaaatcgcttggcggtacgtctttgtcggtagggtggtaactagccacggccgaagcctcccaccagccagacctggaccaattaagaaaacctcaatcggaccagccagggatcgaacccaggacttacgtcttgtaaatccaccgcgcataccactgcaccacggaggccgtaaaatgCCGTAAAATCTTTAGCTGAGTTCTGCATCAATGTATCACTAAAGTGGCGCGCCTTGCTTTATGACTGGTCTCCTGTCTTGTTAAAATTCTACCTTAATGCCTTTCAAATGACTCCAAGATCAGAGCAACTTAGTATGATGGGGGAAAGCCACTGAAAATTCTTGCTTTACGTGTGGTGAGACAATAGGAACAGCAAGGCACTTGTTGGTTGGATGCAAGGTGCTCCTGGATAGGGGTCTTTACTCACGTCGTCATGATAGAGTACTTCAAATTATACGTGAAGCTATAAGCCTCTTagtagct
The DNA window shown above is from Bicyclus anynana chromosome 27, ilBicAnyn1.1, whole genome shotgun sequence and carries:
- the LOC112052518 gene encoding uncharacterized protein LOC112052518, translated to MCDDFEKEYSIVSSGTCVEYFKSRRHYLPQKTVKVGSTKKVLRSATKMFSPLYEVETAFDLHTCPLSCPPVYSPVCVNVNRGHGLYFKYFTFVNHCVGDLYYCRHWEEFMPPPGETELVKSSKLSWSLCAANRYIQFARFTEVTSSMGHYGWLAGDYRPTQILKPHQRNPLFG
- the LOC112052524 gene encoding zinc finger protein 454-like is translated as MDTNDSGTFVLLSNSGMIADYKEETSNGNRESLLKECTTQYGSEPARKNLRCPECLRFTTHDQDKMTRHIRRVHQGVNPYQCDICEYSTYNSCVYNEHVNIHKGIKPFQCSYCPHRSVSKKNLKRHEYIHRPDNPLKCLQCDFIARNQKSFICHVKTKHTDSKVKGLVCSYCNKKFTAENMLVHSARVKTCNVILNRKRCTFTTCSFQRMSSHKQNEHAQKKRLTKPNNKKQKVKVFNCRLCEWSSNKKPRILLHLIHHPNQVVDKGVVDLSILIKHNIMV